Proteins co-encoded in one Setaria viridis chromosome 9, Setaria_viridis_v4.0, whole genome shotgun sequence genomic window:
- the LOC117836643 gene encoding phylloplanin — protein MAPKSLVLAALLTVVVAAGQVTRCAGLGASPNASVVISGAVPCSTGNNINVATAPAFPNATVQFMCYGKAMAGATADSSGNFVITIPGASRDQLTAIMSNQCNLVVTTPLAACDASLAGTSGKLVSPMKFLGITTGSGGGGGDLGLGGIISVIIQILTGILSGILNLAPQAFSLIP, from the exons ATGGCGCCGAAGAGCCttgtcctcgccgcgctcctcaccgtcgtcgtcgccgccggccaggtGACCCGCTGTGCCGGGTTGGGGGCGAGCCCCAACGCCAGTGTCGTCATCTCCGGCGCGGTGCCATGCTCCACAGGGAACAACATCAATGTGGCCACGGCGCCGGCGTTCCCTA ACGCAACCGTGCAGTTTATGTGCTACGGCAAGGCGATGGCCGGCGCCACAGCGGACTCGAGCGGGAACTTCGTCATCACCATTCCCGGTGCCAGCAGGGATCAGCTCACCGCTATAATGAGCAACCAGTGCAACCTGGTCGTGACCACCCCACTGGCCGCCTGCGACGCGTCCCTGGCCGGCACCTCCGGGAAGCTGGTGTCGCCGATGAAGTTCCTGGGCATCAccaccggcagcggcggcggcggcggcgacctcggcctcggcggGATCATCAGCGTCATCATCCAGATCCTCACTGGCATCCTTAGCGGCATCCTCAACCTCGCCCCCCAGGCCTTCTCATTAATCCCCTAG
- the LOC117840115 gene encoding uncharacterized protein, giving the protein MHAMALVQCNNPHPCIRLLLPLLAATAVAAGASPEIDDLYALSKLKSSLLTGSAGNSTSLADWDITSSSTATSPPWQHCNFSGVTCDASSRVVAINLTGVPLYGGVLPSAVSLLDALSSLTVASCFLLGPIPASLASMPLLRHLNLSHNNISGFFPYGLPAPYFPSAEVIDVYYNNLTGPLPPFGRSLTRLRHLNLGGNYFSGSIPEEYGDIKRLEFLWLCDNWLSDRVPPSLSRLKRLKVMNLGYGNSFDGGIPSEFGELEALVDLEMALCHLTGPIPPELGHLTRLEILYLYSNNLGGEIPAELGSLKNLTYLDLSFNELTGKIPASFAGLSRLRLLQLFANELQGVIPKFVGELPQLEILQAWQNNLTGELPANLGKNGRLLTLDVTDNHLTGAIPPHLCSGRRLQSLILMRNKLSGPIPEDLGNCKTLTRVRLNNNFLSRSIPAGFLDLPKNTMLDLSHNLLSGELPDVTPSAGLSFLSVASNSLSGAVPPEIGHLKKLSTLNFSANELTASVPRELSHCESLTVLDLSRNQLTGEIPKEITNLKVLTTLNLSRNRISGELPLEIREMISLGVLDVSYNNLSGRVSVSQLQGVFVLSDASDFEGNPGLCVEHVTAASCYRLQRSLARGDKPRMLLWLVPAVSTVAVAMAVFHGVRWREAAKRRPASWKMTRFHNLDLEMDDVLGSLREENVVGRGGAGTVYRCATRGGSEVAVKRLPGPGRRRDHGFRAEVATLGGVRHRNIVRLLGFASGAEGNLLLYEFMPAGSLGGVLHGDNGALLGWHTRHRVATEAARALCYLHHECLPRILHRDVKSSNILLDAAMEAHVADFGLAKFLSRGASGSGTGAVAAEECVSAIAGTYGYIAPEYAYTLRVDEKTDVYSFGVVLLELVTGRRPLGDFGDEIDLVHWARSAVPTPSDTTAVLAVADPRLPREPADLIARLFRVGTSCVREDSQARPTMREVVHVLSSFVPVAEPASSTSALPL; this is encoded by the exons ATGCACGCAATGGCGCTGGTGCAATGCAACAACCCCCATCCGTGCatacgcctcctcctcccactcctcGCCGCGACGGCCGTCGCCGCGGGAGCCTCGCCGGAGATCGACGACTTGTACGCGCTCTCCAAGCTCAAGTCATCCCTACTTACCGGCAGCGCTGGCAATAGCACCTCGCTCGCCGACTGGGACATCACGTCCTCGTCTACTGCAACATCACCTCCGTGGCAGCACTGCAACTTCTCCGGGGTCACATGCGACGCCTCCAGCCGCGTCGTCGCCATCAACCTCACCGGCGTCCCTCTATACGGCGGCGTGCTTCCAAGCGCGGTCTCGCTGCTCGACGCTCTCTCAAGCCTCACCGTCGCCTCCTGCTTCCTGTTGGGCCCTATACCAGCATCGCTTGCCTCGATGCCTCTCCTCCGCCACCTCAACCTCTCCCACAACAACATCTCCGGCTTCTTCCCGTACGGACTACCGGCACCCTACTTCCCCTCCGCCGAGGTGATCGATGTCTACTATAACAACCTCACCGGTCCCCTCCCGCCGTTCGGCAGGTCGCTGACAAGGTTGCGACACCTGAACCTTGGCGGTAACTACTTCTCGGGCAGCATACCCGAGGAGTACGGCGACATCAAGCGGCTCGAGTTCCTTTGGCTCTGCGACAACTGGCTATCCGACCGTGTGCCACCGTCACTGTCGAGGCTCAAGAGACTAAAGGTGATGAATTTAGGGTACGGCAACTCATTCGACGGCGGCATCCCGTCGGAGTTCGGCGAGCTTGAGGCCCTTGTCGACCTTGAGATGGCCCTCTGCCATCTCACAGGACCTATCCCTCCGGAGCTCGGCCACCTCACTCGGCTTGAAATACTCTACCTCTATTCGAACAATTTGGGCGGGGAAATCCCTGCCGAGCTCGGCAGCCTCAAGAACCTCACGTACCTGGATCTCTCCTTCAACGAGCTTACCGGCAAGATACCGGCAAGCTTCGCCGGTCTATCCCGACTGCGACTACTCCAGCTATTTGCCAACGAACTCCAAGGTGTGATTCCAAAGTTTGTTGGGGAATTGCCTCAGCTGGAAATCCTCCAAGCATGGCAAAACAACCTTACTGGGGAACTCCCGGCCAACCTTGGCAAGAACGGCAGGTTGTTGACGCTGGATGTCACGGATAACCACCTCACCGGCGCCATACCGCCCCATCTCTGTTCCGGCAGGCGGCTTCAGTCTCTCATTCTGATGCGGAACAAGCTCTCTGGACCAATACCCGAAGACCTCGGCAACTGCAAGACGCTTACCAGAGTTCGCCTGAACAACAACTTCCTCAGCCGCTCCATTCCGGCCGGCTTTCTTGATCTCCCTAAGAATACCATGTTGGACTTGAGCCATAACTTGCTCTCAGGCGAGCTCCCGGATGTGACTCCCAGTGCCGGGCTGAGCTTCTTGTCAGTGGCATCCAACAGTTTATCCGGTGCTGTGCCGCCGGAGATTGGGCATCTCAAGAAGCTGTCCACGCTCAACTTCAGCGCCAACGAGCTCACCGCCAGCGTTCCGCGAGAGCTCAGCCACTGTGAGTCGCTGACCGTTCTAGACCTCAGCCGCAACCAGCTCACCGGAGAGATACCGAAAGAGATCACAAATCTGAAGGTTCTAACAACGTTGAACCTGTCGAGGAACAGAATCTCCGGTGAGCTTCCGCTAGAGATCCGTGAGATGATCAGCCTCGGCGTCCTCGATGTTTCCTACAACAACCTCAGCGGCCGTGTGTCAGTGTCACAACTTCAGGGGGTGTTCGTCCTCTCAGACGCGTCAGATTTCGAAGGCAACCCTGGCCTCTGTGTGGAGCACGTCACCGCCGCTTCGTGCTACCGTCTGCAGCGTTCGCTGGCGCGAGGCGACAAGCCGAGGATGCTGCTGTGGCTTGTGCCGGCCGTCAGCACCGtggcggtggccatggccgtGTTCCATGGGGTAAGGTGGCGTGAGGCGGCGAAGCGGCGGCCTGCGTCTTGGAAGATGACGCGGTTCCACAACCTGGACCTGGAAATGGACGACGTGCTCGGATCCCTCAGGGAGGAGAACGTCGTCGGTAGGGGCGGCGCTGGCACCGTCTACCGCTGCGCGACACGGGGCGGCTCGGAGGTCGCCGTCAAGCGCCTCCCggggcccggccgccgccgcgaccacGGCTTCCGGGCCGAGGTGGCCACGCTCGGCGGCGTCCGGCACCGCAACATCGTGCGGCTGCTGGGCTTCGCGTCGGGCGCGGAGGGGAACCTGCTGCTGTACGAGTTCATGCCGGCGGGGTCTCTGGGAGGGGTCCTGCACGGCGACAACGGCGCGCTCCTGGGCTGGCACACGAGGCACCGCGTCGCCaccgaggcggcgcgcgcgctgtGTTACCTGCACCACGAGTGCTTGCCGAGGATCCTGCACCGCGACGTCAAGTCGAGCAACATCCTGCTGGACGCGGCCATGGAGGCGCACGTCGCCGACTTCGGCCTCGCCAAGTTCCTCAGCCGCGGAGCGTCCGGCTCCGGCACCGGAGCAGTGGCGGCTGAGGAGTGCGTGTCCGCCATCGCCGGCACGTACGGGTACATCGCCCCAG AGTACGCGTACACGCTGCGGGTGGATGAGAAGAcggacgtgtacagcttcggcgtggtgCTGCTGGAGCTCGTCACGGGGCGCCGCCCGCTCGGTGACTTCGGCGACGAGATCGACCTCGTCCACTGGGCCCGAAGCGCCGTGCCGACGCCGTCGGACACCACGGCAGTCCTGGCCGTGGCAGACCCGCGGCTGCCGCGGGAGCCTGCCGACCTGATCGCCCGCCTCTTCAGGGTGGGCACATCGTGTGTCCGCGAGGACAGCCAGGCGCGCCCCACCATGCGTGAGGTCGTGCACGTCCTCTCCAGCTTCGTACCAGTTGCTGAACCAGCCAGCTCAACCTCTGCTCTTCCTCTGTAA
- the LOC117839619 gene encoding phylloplanin: MAPRAPALLLAVAVAAAACVAASAQSRLGRIVVSGVVPCNTGTLIDVASSPAFPDAKVELRCGGGAVARATTGRDGSFQMEADAVAGALGALVGACQLVVDTPLAKCNATLPAAGALVSSLQGPLAGMLGSVFRLAPAGFSFRMN; encoded by the exons ATGGCACCTAGAGCGCCCGCTCTTcttctcgccgtcgccgtggccgccgcggcgtgcgtGGCAGCCTCCGCCCAGAGCAGGCTTGGCAGGATCGTCGTCTCCGGCGTTGTGCCGTGCAACACTGGCACGCTGATCGACGTAGCCTCTTCCCCGGCATTTCCAg ACGCGAAGGTGGAGctgcggtgcggcggcggcgcggtggcgcgggcgacgacgggccgcGACGGGTCGTTCCAGATGGAGGCGGACGCCGTGGCCGGCGCGCTGGGGGCGCTGGTGGGCGCCTGCCAGCTGGTGGTGGACACGCCGCTGGCCAAGTGCAACGCGACGctgccggcggccggggcgctGGTGTCCAGCCTGCAGGGCCCGCTGGCCGGGATGCTCGGCAGCGTCTTCCGACTCGCCCCTGCTGGATTCTCCTTCCGCATGAACTGA
- the LOC117835955 gene encoding bidirectional sugar transporter SWEET16 produces MAADPSFVVGIIGNVISILVFASPIKTFRRIVRNRSTEDFRWLPYVTTLLSTSLWTFYGLLKPGGLLVVTVNGAGAALEAAYVTLYLIYAPRETKAKMVKLVLAVNVGFLAAVVVVTLAALHGGARLLTVGVLCAVLTIGMYAAPLGAMRTVVKTRSVEYMPFSLSFFLFLNGGVWSVYSVLVKDYFIGVPNAIGFVLGTAQLVLYMAYRKAAPARKDDDDEAASEEADEEEGLAHLMGQVEMAQRRVRLHKGLSLPKPTGAPLSSPRNGFGSSIIKSLSATPVELQSVMHQHGHGRFEPVKKHDDAEANE; encoded by the exons ATGGCAGCGGATCCGAGCTTCGTCGTCGGGATTATAG GGAACGTGATCTCCATCCTCGTCTTCGCGTCGCCGAT CAAGACGTTCCGGCGGATCGTGAGGAACAGGAGCACGGAGGACTTCCGGTGGCTGCCGTACGTCACCACCCTGCTGAGCACCTCGCTCTGGACCTTCTACGGCCTGCTCAAGCccggcggcctcctcgtcgtcaccgtcaacggcgccggcgccgcgctcgaGGCCGCCTACGTCACGCTCTACCTCATCTACGCGCCCAGGGAGACCAAG GCGAAGATGGTGAAGCTGGTGCTGGCCGTGAACGTCGGCTTCCTCGCGGCGGTCGTCGTGGTGACGCTGGCGGCGCTGCACGGCGGCGCCCGGCTGCTCACCGTCGGGGTGCTGTGCGCCGTGCTGACGATCGGGATGTACGCGGCGCCGCTGGGCGCGATG CGGACGGTGGTGAAGACCCGGAGCGTGGAGTACATGCCCTTCTCCCtgtccttcttcctcttcctcaacgGCGGCGTCTGGAGCGTCTACTCTGTGCTTGTCAAAGACTACTTCATCGGA GTCCCCAACGCCATCGGCTTCGTCCTGGGCACGGCGCAGCTGGTGCTGTACATGGCGTACCggaaggcggcgccggcgcgcaaggacgacgacgacgaggccgcgtcggaggaggccgacgaggaggaagggcttGCCCACCTGATGGGGCAGGTGGAGATGGCGCAGCGGCGGGTGCGGCTGCACAAGGGGCTCAGCCTGCCCAAGCCGACCGGCGCGCCGCTGTCGTCGCCGCGCAACGGGTTCGGGAGCAGCATCATCAAGTCCCTGTCCGCCACCCCCGTCGAGCTCCAATCCGTCATGCACCAGCACGGACACGGCCGGTTCGAGCCCGTCAAGAAGCACGACGACGCCGAGGCCAACGAGTGA
- the LOC117838876 gene encoding large ribosomal subunit protein eL18y — MGIDLVAGGRNKKTKRTAPKSDDVYLKLLVKLYRFLVRRTKSDFNAVILKRLFMSKTNRPPLSLRRLVNFMKGKENQIAVIVGTVTDDKRVYEVPAMKVAALRFTETARARIVNAGGECLTFDQLALRAPLGQNTVLLRGPKNAREAVKHFGPAPGVPHSHTKPYVRAKGRKFEKARGRRNSRGFKV; from the exons aTG GGTATCGatctcgtcgccggcggccggaacAAGAAGACCAAGCGCACCGCGCCCAAGTCCGACGATGTCTACCTCAAGCTCCTCGTCAAG CTGTACCGCTTCCTCGTCCGGAGGACCAAGAGCGACTTCAACGCTGTGATCCTGAAGCGGCTCTTCATGAGCAAGACCAACCGCCCGCCGCTctcgctccgccgcctcgtcaATTTCATGAAGGGCAAG GAGAACCAGATTGCTGTGATCGTGGGCACCGTGACCGACGACAAGAGGGTCTACGAGGTGCCGGCGATGAAGGTGGCTGCGCTCAGGTTCACTGAGACGGCGAGGGCCCGGATCGTGAATGCTGGCGGCGAGTGCCTCACCTTCGACCAGCTAGCGCTCCGCGCACCTCTGGGCCAGAACACG GTTCTGCTAAGGGGACCTAAGAATGCTAGGGAAGCTGTGAAGCACTTTGGCCCTGCACCTGGTGTGCCCCACAGCCACACCAAGCCCTACGTCCGCGCCAAGGGAAGGAAGTTTGAGAAGGCAAGAGGAAGGAGGAACAGCAGAGGCTTCAAGGTCTAA
- the LOC140221219 gene encoding uncharacterized protein, which produces MAPKNLVLLAALLLLAAAVGPAVGLIPSLSGIGNPVGVASGVVPCSIGSAIDVAAVPPVAMLNSLLSSQCRAVVTTPLVACNVSLAGTNGTLPAPLQLLGSVTAVGSIVGTILGIPVTVISGILALFGGVFSFVPNLG; this is translated from the exons ATGGCGCCCAAGAACCTCGTCCTCCttgccgccctcctcctcctcgccgccgccgtcggtccGGCGGTGGGCTTGATTCCCTCCTTGTCTGGCATTGGCAACCCCGTCGGCGTCGCCTCCGGCGTGGTGCCGTGCAGCATCGGGAGCGCCATCGACGTGGCGGCGGTCCCGCCGGTCGCCA TGCTCAACTCCCTGCTGAGCAGCCAGTGCAGGGCGGTGGTGACCACCCCGCTGGTCGCCTGCAACGTGTCCCTGGCCGGCACCAACGGGACGCTGCCCGCGCCGCTGCAGCTCCTGGGCAGCGTCACCGCCGTCGGCAGCATCGTTGGGACCATCTTGGGCATCCCCGTCACGGTCATCAGCGGCATCCTCGCTCTTTTCGGCGGGGTCTTCTCCTTCGTCCCGAACCTCGGCTAG
- the LOC117838874 gene encoding uncharacterized protein, whose amino-acid sequence MAATTAPASQPSSQQPPPPPPTAESVLRQASRDPSGAAAQLPELPLDALADILASLSAASPAGHLALLPAILSLNPSPSAVSSALSALLSAPSWPSATLLAVASLLRDLPPAYRNRVPAFLGKILSLLPSADAQDLPALAYQLLLLASKPLHPRAVLAGLLRFFGDRRGARVRAPPSIARQVEGTVLMNVAFVVKQDPALAREVLAAVKADAAGALSGFAVAVLLSVARVRRFNEGAVGLLRDAAAVSRRDYRMSRRCKWLPDCMKEEWARATQFVEKGLLKAVDESIVGREHVVPSIVQVGFLLLEVPDGDRTEEAGLGEGVMSTEEIGINMLKSLFEIHEMARTEIIEQCKFRILSAKPQQSAPVLRLLGCLIRGHPFPMLEYIAHMKELLDYFSFMNDKISTGLISCILPLTKFNRDLKDYIILVVRKAMFKREDMVRIAATNAIVELIIAESRRNEANPFEDSSSQPSCSQQPGTHLEFGRGLFQELSGLLRRCLSQQTSVKEVLYEGLIRIVTSDPAIADSVLDFLWPHFLNYYTEDAECPLKIGLCFKVENAKLCIMEPLDCLLSCISRILRIQQTSKCERPHDAYKCFGFAASQDNEAGRTSTSDLFVKALSSIQKYLRISITEAQRGQSQEAGSLSSPSEMAHCHNLAMLGIIEVFVDFAASKLEKASDESKEMIEKEILELVDAHSVLERNKSNYREKIARKRGNAGDTTEKATNEPKDNSNASLQKLHEKSGKFVDSSLYELSVLCVKQCNADSYNNCSQRPSQTKCNQSSYLVSFVLKAFLELFKSLATKDSGDFRIKLYEDLKRLIQPIMQLIWRLLLDSNQENGSSKRNMTQGKKNIECKKDQLHLALACLKELLQPSVSGDHSSDIIEVIISSAPPNIEDMVDAGELDKNDTTIVEDRSTKNVQVLLNILKVLYARVLSQSLLRESEAVTELILSISRKLHLEQRHLVGNWAMDLCRKKTMQSPSIAREVIKLAIHLTPAPDDMILVCEIAAELKKLMTSGEDNSRDSSDTFHTINCKTKSSLAAVCLQMVELSLTELDWGLGKLKSILTLGYDSANVDEDQPADERMQRLALEEALYSRSILVVHALSSFAHMSLKDTQAEHFLKLTAKFYKLLTRMSKSQIAPKGYTQFIPSLKFQKLAEVTCRMLTSTLYDFVSSVQQNLEAPRKGNLAKIRRESKCIPDLIYQIEDYEKYLIQLSKLTKVNLLRHAKRSVARDFRIEDKSGEGQQEEDGTSANAVPSDNEPYEGAGGPTPVESYADENASSESEHDEDAGSLKAPVEANADENIRSSIPCGSPVRESESDEEEEILARRKRAKTKQIVQDSDDEMEDK is encoded by the exons atggcggcgacgacggccccGGCCAGCCAACCCTCCTCGcagcaaccgccgccgccgcctcccacagCCGAATCCGTCCTCAGGCAGGCCTCCCGGGAcccctccggcgcggcggcccagCTCCCGGAGCTCCCGCTCGACGCCCTCGCCGACATCCTCGCCTCGCTCTCCGCGGCCTCTCCCGCGGGCCACCTCGCCCTCCTCCCCGCGATCCTCTCGCTCaacccctccccctccgccgtaTCCTCCGCGCTCTCCGCCCTTCTCTCCGCGCCCAGCTGGCCCTCCGCcacgctcctcgccgtcgcctccctcctccgcgaCCTCCCGCCGGCCTACCGCAACCGCGTCCCGGCCTTCCTCGGGAAgatcctctccctcctccccagTGCCGATGCCCAGGACCTCCCGGCACTCGCCTACCAGCTGCTGCTCCTCGCGTCCAAGCCGCTCCACCCGCGCGCCGTCCTCGCGGGCCTCCTCCGCTTCTTCGgcgaccgccgcggcgcccgcgttcgcgcgccgccgtccatcGCGCGGCAGGTCGAGGGCACCGTGCTGATGAATGTCGCCTTCGTGGTCAAGCAGGACCCTGCGCTGGCGAGGGAGGTCCTGGCCGCCGTCAAGGCCGACGCCGCGGGCGCTCTCAGCGGATTCGCGGTGGCCGTGCTGCTGTCAGTGGCGCGGGTGCGGAGGTTCAATGAGGGTGCCGTGGGACTGCTCCGGGATGCGGCCGCGGTGTCCCGACGGGATTACCGAATGTCCAG GCGGTGCAAGTGGTTGCCGGATTGTATGAAAGAGGAATGGGCACGGGCCACGCAGTTTGTCGAGAAGGGATTGTTGAAAGCT GTTGATGAGAGCATTGTTGGGAGGGAGCACGTTGTGCCGAGCATTGTTCAGGTGGGTTTTCTCCTGTTAGAAGTCCCGGATGGTGATCGAACGGAGGAAGCTGGCTTAGGTGAAGGGGTTATGAGCACCGAAGAAATAGGCATTAATATGCTCAAGTCATTGTTTGAGATCCATGAAATGGCACGGACTGAG ATAATTGAACAATGCAAGTTCCGGATTCTCTCGGCAAAGCCTCAGCAAAGTGCGCCAGTTCTCAG ATTGCTTGGATGCTTGATTCGGGGTCATCCATTTCCAATGCTGGAATACATTGCACACATGAAGGAGTTGCTGGATTATTTTTCATTTATGAATGACAAGATATCAACTGGTCTGATCAGTTGCATCTTGCCACTCACAAAGTTCAACCGTGATCTGAAG GATTATATAATACTGGTTGTAAGAAAGGCCATGTTCAAGAGGGAGGACATGGTACGAATTGCTGCTACTAATGCTATAGTTGAGCTGATTATCGCGGAGAGCAGGAGAAACGAAGCCAATCCTTTTGAAGATTCATCAAGCCAGCCGAGCTGTAGCCAACAGCCTGGAACACATCTAGAATTTGGTAGGGGTCTCTTTCAGGAGCTAAGTGGATTGCTTCGCAGATGTCTATCGCAACAG ACCAGTGTCAAAGAGGTCTTATACGAGGGTCTTATACGTATTGTTACATCTGATCCAGCTATTGCTGACAGTGTCCTTGATTTCCTCTGGCCTCACTTCCTAAACTATTACACAGAG GATGCAGAATGCCCTCTTAAAATTGGTTTATGCTTTAAAGTGGAGAATGCCAAACTATGCATTATGGAACCTTTAGATTGCCTTCTGTCATGTATCTCAAGAATTCTGCGAATTCAGCAAACTAGTAAATGTGAACGACCACATGATGCATATAAGTGCTTTGGTTTTGCTGCTTCACAAGATAATGAG GCTGGTCGAACATCAACAAGTGATTTATTTGTGAAGGCTTTATCAAGCATCCAAAAGTATTTGAGGATATCCATCACAGAAG CCCAGCGAGGACAAAGCCAAGAAGCTGGATCTCTTTCTTCACCATCTGAGATGGCTCACTGTCATAACTTGGCTATGCTTGGAATCATTGAGGTTTTTGTTGATTTTGCCGCTTCAAAACTGGAGAAAGCCTCTGATGAATCAAAGGAAATGATAGAAAAAGAAATACTAGAGCTTGTAGATGCTCACAGTGTCTTAGAGAGAAATAAGAGCAATTATAGGGAAAAGATTGCACGGAAAAGAGGGAATGCAGGTGATACTACAGAAAAGGCCACCAACGAACCCAAGGATAATTCAAATGCTTCCTTGCAGAAACTTCATGAAAAGAGTGGTAAATTTGTGGATTCGAGTTTGTATGAACTTTCAGTACTGTGTGTCAAGCAGTGCAATGCTGATAGTTACAACAACTGCAGTCAGCGTCCTAGCCAAACTAAATGTAACCAGAGCTCCTATCTGGTATCTTTTGTTTTGAAAGCCTTTCTTGAACTGTTCAAATCACTTGCAACTAAGGACAGTGGTGACTTCAGAATAAAGCTGTATGAAGATTTAAAAAGGTTAATCCAGCCAATAATGCAGCTCATATGGCGTCTTCTGTTAGATTCAAATCAAGAAAATGGTTCCAGCAAGAGGAACATGacccaaggaaagaaaaacaTTGAGTGCAAAAAGGATCAGTTACATTTGGCTCTGGCATGCCTAAAAGAACTACTTCAGCCAAGTGTATCAGGAGATCACTCTAGCGATATTATTGAGGTTATAATATCTTCAGCTCCACCAAATATAGAGGATATGGTGGATGCTGGCGAGCTTGACAAGAATGACACCACTATAGTTGAAGATCGAAGCACAAAAAATGTTCAAGTGCTTCTGAACATATTGAAAGTGTTATATGCTCGAGTTCTTTCACAATCCCTTTTACGTGAATCCGAG GCTGTAACTGAATTGATTTTGAGTATATCAAGAAAACTACATCTTGAACAAAGGCATCTTGTTGGAAATTGGGCTATGGATCTATGTAGAAAGAAAACCATGCAAAGTCCCAGTATTGCGCGAGAGGTGATAAAACTCGCTATCCATCTTACACCAGCTCCAGATGACATGATTCTTGTTTGTGAGATAGCTGCTGAGTTGAAGAAATTAATGACCTCTGGAGAAGATAATTCTAGAGATTCTTCTGATACATTTCATACCATTAACTGTAAAACAAAGAGCTCACTTGCTGCTGTCTGTCTTCAAATGGTGGAGTTATCTCTTACTGAATTGGACTGGGGTCTTGGTAAGCTTAAATCAATTCTTACATTAGGTTACGATTCTGCTAACGTTGATGAAGATCAGCCAGCAGATGAAAGAATGCAAAGGTTGGCTTTGGAGGAAGCACTCTACTCAAGATCAATATTGGTAGTTCACGCCCTCTCGTCCTTTGCACATATGAGCCTTAAGG ATACTCAAGCAGAACACTTTCTGAAATTGACTGCCAAGTTCTACAAGCTCTTAACTCGCATGTCAAAGTCCCAGATTGCACCTAAAGGCTATACACAATTCATTCCAAGCCTCAAGTTTCAGAAACTGGCAGAAGTAACTTGCAGGATGCTCACTTCTACACTTTATGACTTCGTCTCTTCAGTTCAACAG AATCTGGAAGCACCAAGAAAGGGGAACCTCGCTAAAATTAGAAGAGAAAGCAAATGTATCCCTGATCTTATTTATCAGATTGAAGATTATGAGAAGTATCTAATACAGCTAAGCAAGCTCACTAAGGTGAACCTTTTGAGACATGCCAAGCGTAGTGTAGCAAGAGATTTTCGGATAGAAGATAAATCTGGAGAAGGACAACAGGAAGAGGATGGTACTTCAGCCAATGCTGTACCATCTGATAATGAGCCTTATGAGGGGGCAGGAGGTCCAACTCCAGTCGAATCATATGCTGATGAAAATGCATCATCTGAAAGTGAGCATGATGAGGATGCAGGAAGTCTGAAAGCTCCAGTTGAAGCAAATGCTGATGAAAACATTAGGTCTAGCATTCCATGTGGTAGTCCCGTGCGGGAGTCTGAATCcgatgaagaggaagaaataTTAGCTCGGAGAAAGAGAGCTAAGACAAAACAAATAGTTCAGGATTCTGATGATGAAATGGAAGATAAATAG